The Collinsella aerofaciens genomic interval CGCCGTGCCCATCAGGCCGACGAGCCCACCGTCGAGGTACTCGACTTCGGCGATCTGGTCATCGATATCTCGGGCCACAAGATCTTGGTCGAGGGCAAGGAAGTCGATCTGACGGCTTCCGAGTTCAAACTGCTCACCACGCTTGCCCGCCATCCCGGCCGTGTGTATAACCGCATGGAGCTGGTCGAGAAAGTGCTCGGGTATGACTTTGAGGGCTATGAGCGCACCATCGATAGCCACGTGAAGAATCTTCGCGCCAAGCTGGGCGATGATCCCAAGAAGCCCAAGTGGCTCTACACCGTCCATGGTGTCGGCTATCGCTTCGAGGCTCCGGCCAAGACCGATAAGTCGGACGAGAAATAGGGAAATCACATATGACACCTGCGCGCTTTGAAATCGGACAAAAGCACAAGCAGGAGAGCGAGGCGGGTTCCAAGGCTAGTTGGAACACGCCTCGTTCCGATTCACGGCCAACGATGAGCTATCCCTCGCGCATGGCACTTGCTTTTGCTCTGACATCGCTCATGACAGTATTGGTGCTGGTGGGCGTTGTCTCTGTTGTGTGGGGCACGGTCTTTTCGGATTACACACGCTCCAATATCGTCGAAATCGCAAATTCCGCTGCCGAGAAGTTGGCGACCTCATATGAGGAAAACGGCTCTTGGACCGCGGGAGAACTGCGCACGGTCGCAACGTCGAGTTTGGTTTCCGACGATCTGGGCATGCAGGTCGTCAATAAAAAGGGCGTGATCGTTTATGACGATTCCTGGCCCTCGGCAAGCGCCACCGCCGATGTACGCGAAAACCAGGCTACGACCGACGACACGAGCGGCAAGAGGGCATCGCATAGCCCGGTCTCGTCTGCTCCAACCGACTCCGATAGCGTTGCTAACGTCGAGATTGTAACGTCTTCCGGCGAGCATGTCGGACAGGTAAAGCTGTGGGCCATCGGCTCCGACGCTCTGCTCACCAAGGCGGACTCTGCGTTTAGGGAGAAGACCTTTAACGCCATGGCCCTCGCCGCGGTTGTTGCAATCTGCATTTCGGTCGTTATCGGATCGCTCGTGTCGCGCATGCTCACCAAGCCGATTCATCGCATCACCAGTACCGCAAAGCAAATCCGTGACGGCGACCTGTCGGCTCGCACGGGACTGCGCGGTGATGACGAGATCGATCAGCTGGGTGAGACCTTCGATGAGATGGCCACTTCGCTCGAGAAGGATATGAAACACGAGAAGCGCCTGACCTCAGACGTTGCACACGAGCTTCGCACGCCGCTTATGGCCATGCTCGCAACGGTCGAGGCCATGCAGGATGGCGTGTATCCCACCGACGATGAGCATTTGGAGACCGTTGCTTCCGAGACGCGTCGCCTGGCTCGTCTGGTGCAGCAGATGCTCGACCTATCGCGTATGGAAAACAGCACGGCTCCGCTCAATCTAGAACCGGTGGACATGGTTCCGTTCGTGCGATCGATTGTGAATGGCCAGGAGCGCCTGTTTGCCGACCGTGACCTGCGTTTGCGCTTTGCAGATGAGACGCAGGGCCACGATGACGTTGTCGAGGCAGATCCCGACATGATCACGCAATGTGTTATCAACCTCATGAGCAACGCCATGCGCTACACCCCCGAGGGCGGTTGGGTCGTGGTGTCGGTGCTCAGTGACCGCAGGCACGTCAGCATTGCCGTTTCTGATACCGGCATCGGTATTGCCAAGGACGATCTGTCGCGCATTTTCGGGCGGTTTTGGCGCGCCGATGCCAGCCGCGCCCGCGAAGCTGGCGGCCTGGGCGTCGGCCTCGCCGTGACCAAGCAGATTGTCGAGCGTCACCATGGCTACATATCCGTGGAGTCGGAGCTTGGAAAGGGTACGACTTTTACAATTCATCTGCCCCGCGAGCACACGGCAGACGCGGCATCTACTACAATGGAGCACTAGCTTTTCGCTATTCGGTGAAGGAGGGGCCGCGTCCCTGCCGCTCCGAGTTTGCGAAAACATGCGGGAAAGAACCCGCATTTCTGTCGTATTTAGGTAAGGAGTGACTCACGTGACAACGATGGAGCGTCGTCCGGATTCCCGTGGCAAGGTTCGTGATATTTACGATGCCGGTGAAAACCTGCTGATGGTCGCCACCGACCGCATTTCTGCGTTCGACTTCATTCTTCCCGACGAGATTCCGTTTAAGGGAGAGGTGCTCAATCGCATCTCGGCATTCTGGTTCGATAAGTTTGCCGACATCGTCCCCAACCATCTCGTTTCCATCGACCCGGCGGATTTCCCCGAGGAGTTTGCTGAGTATCGTGACTACCTCGCTGGCCGCGCCATGCTGGTTAAGAAGGCCCAGACGATTCCTATCGAGTGCATCGTCCGCGGCTATCTGACCGGTTCGGGCAAGAAGACCTACGACGAGAACGGCACCGTCTGCGGCATCCAGCTGCCTGAGGGCCTGACCGAGGCTTCCAAGCTTCCCGAGCCGTTGTTCACGCCGTCCACGAAGGCCGAGATCGGTGACCACGACGAGAACATCTCGTTCGAGCGTTGCTGCGAGATCGTGGGCGAGGACATCGCCACGCAGATTCGTGACCTTTCCCTCAAGATCTACAAGGCCGCTGCCGAGTACGCCGCGACCCGTGGCATCATCATTGCCGACACCAAGTTCGAGTTTGGTGTTATTGATGGCAAGGTCACGCTGATCGACGAGTGCCTCACGCCCGACTCCAGCCGTTTCTGGCCTGCTGCCAGCTACGAGGAGGGCAAGATCCAGCCTAGCTACGACAAGCAATTCGTCCGCAATTGGCTCAAGGCCAACTGGGATATGACGGGGGAGACCCCGCACCTGCCCGCCGAGGTCATCGATGGCACGTCCGAGCGCTATCGCGAGGCCTTCCAGATCATCACCGGCTCCCAGTTCACAAGCATGAAGGAGAACGCATAAGTGAGTACCCGTAGCGCCACGAACAAGCGCACGCAATCCCACGAAGTTACCGGGGTTGCGCGCAAGTCTGCCGCATCTGCTAAGCCCGCCCGCCAAGCAGCGAGCTCCGTTCGCATCGTGCCGGCTTCGTCTAAGGCACGCCGCAAAGAGCTCGAGAAGGGCGAGAACCTCGAGGGCCTCTCTAAAGAGGAGAAGCGCGCCCGCAAGGCCAAGCAGCGCGCCAAGGAGGACCGCATCTATACGGTGTCGAATATCCTCCTCAAGCAGGACGAGGACTACACCAAGCGCCGTCGCATCTGGTGGATTGTGCTCGCCATTGGCATGGTGCTCGTCGTGGCAATTTGGGCCTCGCTGTACTTCGCTCCCGCTGGCATGGTGTCCAGCCCTGTCCAGATGGTCGGCATCGTTTTGTCCTATGTCATCATCCTAGGTGACTTTATCTACGACTTCGCTCGTATTCGTCCCTTGCGCAACATGTACCGCGCGCAGGCCGAGGGCATGTCCGAGAACAAGCTCAACGCTCTTATTGAGCGCGCGGCTGCCGAGGAGGACCAGAAGGACTCCAAGAAGAAGTAGCGTTTGCATACATACTTATCGCTAAGATATAAGGCGCGTCGTTTTTGCGGCGCGCCTTTTTACTGTTCTATAGATAGATGGAGTGGCACATGATTCGAGCTGCCCTGACGGTCGAAGAGGCTCTGGAGGGCATGAAGGCCCTGGAGCCCAAGATTAAAAACTACGCGCGCCTGGTCGTCCGCAAGGGCGTAAACGTCAAGCCCGGCCAGGAGGTCGTCGTTCAGTCTCCGGTCGAGTGCGCGCCGTTTGCGCGCGTGGTGGTCGCGGAGGCCTATGCTGCCGCCGCCGGCCACGTGACGGTCATTTGGGCCGATGATGCCGTGACGAGGCTCACGTACGAGCATGTCGAGAAAAGCTATTTTGAGCAGACACCCGAGTGGAAGCGCATGCAGCTGGATTCCTTGGCCCAGGATGGTGCCTGCTTTGTCTTTATCGAAGGTGCGGATCCTGCGGCCCTCAAGGGCATCGATCCAGCCAAGCCGGCCGCGGCATCAAAGGCGAGGAATACGCAGTGCAAAGTTTTCCGCCGTGGACTGGATTACAACATCAATCCGTGGTGCATCGCCGGCGCTCCGGTCGTGGCTTGGGCGCACGAGGTGTTCCCAGGAGACGCCGATGAGGTTGCAATCTATAAACTATGGAATGCGATTCTGCACACCGCGCGCGCCGATGGCCAGGACCCGGAGAGCGACTGGGAACTCCATGACGCCGCATTCGAAAAGAACCTGCGTTTCCTGAACGACAATCGTTTCGACTACTTGCATTACACCGCGGCAAATGGAACCGATCTGACGATTGGCATGACGAAGGGTCACGAGTGGGCCGGCGGCAAGGGCAAGACGCCCGATGGACACCCCTTCTTCCCCAACATTCCCACCGAGGAAGTCTTCACCTCGCCCGATCGCATGCGCGCCGACGGTATCGTGTACTCGGCCATGCCGCTCATCCACCACGGCAATAAAGTCGAAGATTTTTGGATTAAGTTCGAGGGCGGCCGCGTGGTGGACTACGACGCCCGCGTGGGCAAGGCAACGCTTGCGAGCATTATTGACACCGATGAAGGTGCCGCTCATCTGGGCGAGGTCGCGCTCATTTCCAAGAACACTCCGATCCGCGAAAGCGGCGTTCTGTTCTATGACACGCTCTATGACGAGAACGCTAGCTGCCATCTCGCGCTAGGTGTCGGTTTCCCCGAATGCATCGAGGGTGGGTATGACATGTCCAAGGAGGAGCTCCTGGAGCATGGCGTTAACGTCTCGAGCACGCACGTCGATTTTATGATCGGCACGGACGACATCGATATTACGGGCATTACGCCTGATGGACGTGAAGTTGTGATTTTCCAGAACGGCCAATGGAGTTGGGAATAGTCCCAGACCGTGGTACAATGCCACCCGCGGGCCGTTAGCTCAGCTGGCAGAGCAGGGGACTTTTAATCCCAAGGTCCAGGGTTCGAACCCCTGACGGCCCACCCAAAGATTGTTGAGACGGTCAACTTCGGTTGGCCGTCTTTTTTGTCGCCCTTTCATGGGTTCGAACCCGTATCTATCTATATATAAGAACGCTTGGCGAACAAAACCCGCCTTTTACCGATGGGAAACAAATAGCTGATGCCTTTGGAGTAAAGTAGCGCTCCAGAGATGACCGATGTCTCAATACTCGTAAAACAGCTGGTCATCGCCAATATCAGAAGCCAATGCTTCAGTTTTAACCTCAGTGACGCGACTGAGGGATCTATTCATTTGTGAACAAAATATGGAGTGCGCGATTCCCGCCCACGGCGCCCCTCCGGTCTGGCAATATATCTCCTTGCCGCGCGGCCCGGTGCAACCGGGAACCAGCGCAGGCGTGCACCTTGAGAACCGGATACTGCGAGGATGGACACTCACTTCAGTGTCGCATCCGGGCAGACATCGAACCATTTGAAATGGTCTAACTTGGATTTGTTTTTCGCAAGGCCGCCGAGAGGCGGCCCCGAGAAATTCCTTTTCCTATACTAAAACCATATGAATCGAACGGAACCGATCAGCTAATAGTTGTGAGGACCGGACGGGCTCGAAGCCCATACATTTTGGACGGAGAGTTCGATCCTGGCTCAGGATGAACGCTGGCGGCGCGCCTAACACATGCAAGTCGAACGGCACCCCTCTCCGGAGGGAAGCGAGTGGCGAACGGCTGAGTAACACGTGGAG includes:
- a CDS encoding phosphoribosylaminoimidazolesuccinocarboxamide synthase: MERRPDSRGKVRDIYDAGENLLMVATDRISAFDFILPDEIPFKGEVLNRISAFWFDKFADIVPNHLVSIDPADFPEEFAEYRDYLAGRAMLVKKAQTIPIECIVRGYLTGSGKKTYDENGTVCGIQLPEGLTEASKLPEPLFTPSTKAEIGDHDENISFERCCEIVGEDIATQIRDLSLKIYKAAAEYAATRGIIIADTKFEFGVIDGKVTLIDECLTPDSSRFWPAASYEEGKIQPSYDKQFVRNWLKANWDMTGETPHLPAEVIDGTSERYREAFQIITGSQFTSMKENA
- a CDS encoding response regulator transcription factor; amino-acid sequence: MASDAKKILLVEDEKAIRDAVAAYLEREGYWVVGVGDGQSAIEEFEKHQFDLVVLDLMLPKIPGERVCRTIRDTSDVPIIMLTAKGEIEDRIIGLELGADDYLIKPFSPRELVARVRALFRRAHQADEPTVEVLDFGDLVIDISGHKILVEGKEVDLTASEFKLLTTLARHPGRVYNRMELVEKVLGYDFEGYERTIDSHVKNLRAKLGDDPKKPKWLYTVHGVGYRFEAPAKTDKSDEK
- a CDS encoding ATP-binding protein encodes the protein MTPARFEIGQKHKQESEAGSKASWNTPRSDSRPTMSYPSRMALAFALTSLMTVLVLVGVVSVVWGTVFSDYTRSNIVEIANSAAEKLATSYEENGSWTAGELRTVATSSLVSDDLGMQVVNKKGVIVYDDSWPSASATADVRENQATTDDTSGKRASHSPVSSAPTDSDSVANVEIVTSSGEHVGQVKLWAIGSDALLTKADSAFREKTFNAMALAAVVAICISVVIGSLVSRMLTKPIHRITSTAKQIRDGDLSARTGLRGDDEIDQLGETFDEMATSLEKDMKHEKRLTSDVAHELRTPLMAMLATVEAMQDGVYPTDDEHLETVASETRRLARLVQQMLDLSRMENSTAPLNLEPVDMVPFVRSIVNGQERLFADRDLRLRFADETQGHDDVVEADPDMITQCVINLMSNAMRYTPEGGWVVVSVLSDRRHVSIAVSDTGIGIAKDDLSRIFGRFWRADASRAREAGGLGVGLAVTKQIVERHHGYISVESELGKGTTFTIHLPREHTADAASTTMEH
- a CDS encoding aminopeptidase, with amino-acid sequence MIRAALTVEEALEGMKALEPKIKNYARLVVRKGVNVKPGQEVVVQSPVECAPFARVVVAEAYAAAAGHVTVIWADDAVTRLTYEHVEKSYFEQTPEWKRMQLDSLAQDGACFVFIEGADPAALKGIDPAKPAAASKARNTQCKVFRRGLDYNINPWCIAGAPVVAWAHEVFPGDADEVAIYKLWNAILHTARADGQDPESDWELHDAAFEKNLRFLNDNRFDYLHYTAANGTDLTIGMTKGHEWAGGKGKTPDGHPFFPNIPTEEVFTSPDRMRADGIVYSAMPLIHHGNKVEDFWIKFEGGRVVDYDARVGKATLASIIDTDEGAAHLGEVALISKNTPIRESGVLFYDTLYDENASCHLALGVGFPECIEGGYDMSKEELLEHGVNVSSTHVDFMIGTDDIDITGITPDGREVVIFQNGQWSWE